Below is a window of Syntrophomonas wolfei subsp. wolfei str. Goettingen G311 DNA.
GGGATCACCAAGTAAAGCCACATCTTTCATCCTTTCTTATTTTTACTTAGTTTGTCGTTTCCGGTGGTAATGTATTCATAAGTTATTGCACAATTACCTCTGGAAAGTATATGGTAGCATATATTCATGATTGCTCATTTTATTTGAAATGAACTTATCTTTTTTTATTACTGTTCCCCTGACCTGAAACAGAGGTAGTTTGAGATATTAACGTGAAAAATGCCTTTTCATTTTTTTGTATCGCTGCTGATATGGCAAGATGGAGGTTAAAGTGAAAACAATCGCCTGACATGGTAAACTATTAAAGATGCTTTTTACCCAAAATGCAGAATTCTGTATGCAGAGGAGGTAAATAAAATATGTTCGAAGTTTTCAACTATGAGGATATAATTTGCGCCCGAGGTAACAGAGAAATGCCCTGGAAACCTTCCTTTCAAATGAATGTCTATTATTATCTTATCGATGGCTTGCTAATAGATAGTGGACCATATTCCCTAGCAAAAGAGGCCATAGAGTTTTTTAATGCCCATATAATAGAGCAGGTATTTTTATCGCACATCCATGAAGACCATGCCGGAATGGCCTACTGGTTGCAAGAAAAGATGCAAATTCCGATTTATCTGCATGAGGGTTCTCTGGAAGAAGCCAGGCGAGAACCTGAATTAGCAAAATACCGGTTGGGTATATGGGGTAGGAGAAAGGCATTCAACGCCGAGCCAATAAACGATACAATAAAAACCGGAAGCTATGTTTTCGATGTTATTGATTCACCCGGACACTGCCCTTACCATAAAGTATTACATGAGAAAACCAAAGGTTGGCTGTTTTCCGGCGATCTCTTAAACAATCTTAAGCCGAAAAGTGTTATGTTTGATGAGAATACGAATGATACAATATTATCAATCAGGAAAGTGTTGGACTTGGATTTCACTACGGTATTTTGTGCTCATACCGGTATCCGAAAAAACGCTAAAAACTTATTTCTTAAAAAGTTGAATTATTTACTGGAACTACAAAAAGATACTCAGGTATTAAGAAATAGAGGATTTAGCAATACGGAAATTGTTGAACAGCTTTTTCCCGGACCTGACCCCATCAGCAGTTTATCAGGAGGAGAATTTTCTTCTTATTATTTAGTCAGCACACTGTAAAAGCCTTTATTACATGTATCTAGGCAAAATACCTGAATGCTTTCTTTTCTCTCCTTTTGGACAGATTCTTTCTAATAAGGAAATTACATATCTTCCTATAATGTTTTTCGGTAATTTTTCTAAAATTCACCTAATACTCATCCCCAAAAACAATGTCGTATTTCTTCCGCAAAAATCGAATATATATACCATAGTCAAGCAATTAACCAATACCAAATTAACCTATACGAATATGCTGGGGGAATGGTTATATGGAAGAGCAAGGGCGCGAGTTTCGCACTGTCCGGGGCTACCA
It encodes the following:
- a CDS encoding MBL fold metallo-hydrolase, with amino-acid sequence MFEVFNYEDIICARGNREMPWKPSFQMNVYYYLIDGLLIDSGPYSLAKEAIEFFNAHIIEQVFLSHIHEDHAGMAYWLQEKMQIPIYLHEGSLEEARREPELAKYRLGIWGRRKAFNAEPINDTIKTGSYVFDVIDSPGHCPYHKVLHEKTKGWLFSGDLLNNLKPKSVMFDENTNDTILSIRKVLDLDFTTVFCAHTGIRKNAKNLFLKKLNYLLELQKDTQVLRNRGFSNTEIVEQLFPGPDPISSLSGGEFSSYYLVSTL